A single genomic interval of Phocoenobacter uteri harbors:
- a CDS encoding co-chaperone GroES, with protein sequence MNIRPLHDKVILKREEVETRSAGGIVLTGSAAEKSTRGKVIAVGTGRILDNGSVLPMQVKVGDTVIFNDGYGLKSEKIDGEEVLILSEDEILAIVE encoded by the coding sequence ATGAATATTCGTCCATTACACGATAAAGTAATTTTAAAACGTGAAGAAGTTGAAACAAGATCAGCAGGTGGGATTGTTTTAACGGGTAGTGCAGCAGAAAAATCAACTCGTGGTAAAGTGATCGCTGTGGGTACAGGTCGTATTTTAGATAATGGTTCAGTTCTTCCTATGCAAGTAAAAGTGGGTGATACCGTTATTTTTAATGATGGTTATGGCTTAAAATCAGAAAAAATTGATGGCGAAGAAGTGTTAATTTTATCAGAAGATGAAATTTTAGCGATTGTAGAATAA
- a CDS encoding RsiV family protein, whose amino-acid sequence MKKLFLSSLIMSTLLLVGCNDDKAEQKIQQLEAQVKQLTQEQMVKVEDKVVLFQKQDETYPVEFSITTLKTNKEWLNSLLVEQLLVKQMESKQELKIENPKAELIKIMEQKYQNEMNEAKELFADQPKEKISGTYFSAVDHTNMDYVGQKENIATFTQSYYSYIGGAHGMYHTNYINVDLNKQKMLTLDDLFSQENQAKLKEMLWQRYEPQYNSADGNMGFFFKSKQKLYLPADFYFSAVGINFVYPVYEIGAYADGQKELMLYWQEIEELIKPEYRFSKPVISE is encoded by the coding sequence ATGAAAAAACTATTTTTAAGTAGCTTAATTATGTCAACATTATTACTGGTAGGGTGTAATGATGATAAAGCAGAGCAAAAGATTCAGCAGTTAGAAGCTCAAGTTAAACAGTTAACGCAAGAGCAGATGGTAAAAGTAGAAGATAAAGTCGTTTTGTTTCAAAAGCAAGATGAAACATACCCTGTTGAGTTTTCTATTACAACATTAAAAACAAACAAAGAATGGCTGAATTCATTATTGGTTGAGCAATTATTAGTCAAGCAAATGGAGTCTAAACAAGAGCTGAAAATAGAAAATCCAAAAGCTGAATTGATTAAAATTATGGAACAAAAATACCAAAATGAAATGAATGAAGCGAAGGAACTGTTTGCGGATCAACCAAAAGAAAAAATTAGTGGGACGTATTTTAGTGCGGTCGATCACACAAATATGGATTATGTAGGGCAGAAAGAGAATATTGCAACTTTTACACAATCTTATTATAGCTACATCGGTGGTGCACATGGTATGTATCATACAAATTATATTAACGTAGATTTAAATAAACAGAAGATGTTAACGTTGGATGATTTGTTTAGCCAAGAAAATCAAGCAAAATTAAAAGAGATGTTATGGCAACGCTATGAGCCACAGTATAATTCTGCTGATGGAAATATGGGCTTTTTCTTTAAGAGCAAACAGAAGCTTTATCTACCAGCTGATTTCTATTTTTCAGCGGTAGGGATCAATTTTGTTTATCCCGTGTATGAAATTGGTGCTTATGCTGATGGGCAAAAAGAGTTAATGCTTTACTGGCAAGAGATTGAAGAGTTGATTAAACCAGAATATCGTTTTAGTAAGCCAGTGATCAGTGAATAA
- a CDS encoding delta-class carbonic anhydrase → MNQTLPFALSAVVLLSACVPHNQDAHNKHKTVTDNIISAQRQALANNTKNQGVGPQSPRDIDNKEGQNTIIFGQAPASTQMNLCNIHFHKNAEHKAKDFSLFAGNGDGKGYQSGYKYSGTLSQKELAPVSQNICPSKHGALSSGDTIEVHYVYSSTDVKPGKTLGACLSDSIKNPQLRVETQVYVLVNDDKALDFTKLSQYGIKNGYQQALNIPTNTGEPVQYNGSTTGPGYNEKGSPFQVSWSVRPKVAKVNIQTVGQWCKGNVFGEDHAHGVRNLVKNPKLLSKIQ, encoded by the coding sequence ATGAATCAAACACTCCCTTTCGCCCTCTCTGCCGTTGTTCTATTATCAGCTTGTGTCCCCCACAATCAGGATGCCCATAACAAACATAAAACAGTGACAGATAATATTATTAGTGCTCAACGTCAAGCGTTGGCTAACAATACTAAAAATCAGGGTGTTGGCCCTCAGTCTCCAAGAGATATAGACAATAAAGAAGGGCAAAATACCATTATTTTTGGACAAGCACCTGCATCCACGCAAATGAATTTGTGTAATATACACTTTCATAAAAATGCAGAACATAAAGCAAAAGATTTCTCTTTATTTGCAGGAAATGGCGATGGAAAAGGCTACCAAAGTGGTTATAAATACAGTGGCACACTTTCACAAAAAGAATTAGCACCAGTCTCACAAAATATTTGCCCAAGTAAACATGGTGCATTATCTTCTGGCGATACAATTGAAGTGCATTATGTTTATTCTAGTACTGATGTAAAACCTGGAAAAACATTAGGTGCTTGTTTAAGCGATTCAATTAAGAATCCTCAATTGCGTGTTGAAACGCAAGTTTATGTACTCGTCAATGACGATAAAGCTCTCGACTTTACTAAATTATCTCAATATGGCATTAAAAATGGCTATCAACAAGCCTTAAATATTCCAACAAATACAGGTGAGCCAGTGCAATATAATGGTTCAACCACTGGGCCTGGATATAATGAAAAAGGCTCTCCATTCCAAGTTTCGTGGAGTGTGCGTCCAAAAGTGGCAAAAGTAAATATTCAAACAGTTGGACAATGGTGTAAAGGGAATGTATTTGGCGAAGATCACGCTCACGGAGTAAGAAATTTGGTTAAAAATCCTAAACTACTTTCAAAAATCCAATAA
- the leuS gene encoding leucine--tRNA ligase, whose protein sequence is MQQQYNPKEIEKSVQHYWAENKVFKAVKDASREKYYCLSMFPYPSGRLHMGHVRNYTIGDVVSRYQRMNGKNVLQPIGWDAFGLPAEGAAIKNKTAPAAWTYDNIEYMKNQLKMLGFGYDWDREIATCRPEYYKWEQWFFTELYKKGLVYKKTSTVNWCPNDETVLANEQVHEGCCWRCDSPVEQKEIPQWFIKITDYAEQLLGGLDNLPQWPDMVKTMQRNWIGRSEGVEITFAIKDSEEKLPVYTTRPDTFFGVSYVAVAAAHPLVQQAVKNNPKLASFVNEIKNTKVAEAELATMEKKGMATGLFAIHPLTGKEVPIWVANFVLMHYGTGAVMAVPAHDQRDFEFAKKYDLQINQVIAPLDDATEIDLSKAAFVEHGKLVNSGEFDGLDFDGAFNGIADKLESLGCGKRQVNYRLRDWGVSRQRYWGAPIPMATLENGETITVPMGDLPVVLPEDVVMDGVKSPIKADPEWAKTTINGQPATRETDTFDTFMESSWYYARYTTPQCNTAMLDADEADYWLPVDQYIGGIEHATMHLLYFRFFHKLLRDAGFVTSDEPAEKLLCQGMVLADAFYYTGDNNERIWVSPTEVTIERDEKGRITKAVDKEGRELVHTGMTKMSKSKNNGIDPQEMVEKYGADTVRLFMMFAAPAEMTLEWQESGVEGAKRFLGRVWNLVFDYQQSPATVALDPSAFNADQKALRREVHKTIAKVSDDIGRRQTFNTAIAAVMELMNKLTKAPLENDQDKAIMGEALSAVVRMLYPITPHICFELWKVLGNETNIDNAEWVTFDEAAMVEDEKLIVVQVNGKVRGKVTVAADADEETVKELGLNDENVKRFTDGMNIVKVIYVKGKLLNVVVKP, encoded by the coding sequence ATGCAACAACAATATAATCCAAAAGAAATTGAGAAGAGTGTTCAGCATTACTGGGCAGAAAATAAAGTATTTAAAGCAGTGAAAGACGCGTCAAGAGAGAAATATTATTGTCTTTCAATGTTCCCTTATCCATCTGGTCGTTTACATATGGGACACGTGCGTAACTATACGATTGGCGATGTAGTTTCTCGTTATCAACGTATGAATGGTAAAAACGTGTTACAGCCTATCGGTTGGGACGCATTTGGTTTACCAGCAGAAGGTGCGGCGATCAAAAATAAAACCGCCCCAGCAGCGTGGACTTACGATAATATCGAATATATGAAAAACCAACTGAAAATGTTAGGTTTTGGTTATGATTGGGATCGTGAGATTGCAACTTGTCGTCCTGAATATTATAAATGGGAACAGTGGTTCTTCACAGAATTATACAAAAAAGGCTTAGTTTACAAAAAGACTTCAACGGTAAACTGGTGTCCGAATGATGAAACCGTACTTGCAAATGAGCAAGTTCACGAAGGTTGTTGTTGGCGTTGTGATAGCCCTGTGGAACAAAAAGAAATTCCACAATGGTTCATCAAAATTACTGATTATGCAGAGCAATTATTGGGCGGATTAGATAATCTTCCACAATGGCCAGATATGGTTAAAACAATGCAACGCAACTGGATTGGTCGCAGTGAAGGGGTAGAAATTACCTTTGCGATTAAAGACAGTGAAGAGAAATTGCCTGTTTACACCACTCGCCCAGATACCTTCTTTGGTGTGAGCTATGTTGCGGTGGCAGCAGCACACCCATTAGTGCAACAAGCGGTCAAAAATAATCCAAAACTTGCAAGTTTTGTGAATGAAATCAAAAATACCAAAGTGGCAGAAGCCGAACTTGCGACAATGGAGAAAAAAGGAATGGCAACAGGCTTGTTTGCTATCCACCCATTAACAGGCAAAGAAGTGCCAATTTGGGTCGCAAACTTTGTGTTAATGCACTACGGAACAGGGGCGGTAATGGCTGTGCCTGCACACGATCAACGTGATTTTGAATTTGCAAAAAAATACGATTTGCAAATTAACCAAGTAATTGCACCGCTTGATGATGCAACTGAAATTGATTTAAGCAAGGCTGCTTTTGTTGAACACGGTAAATTAGTGAACTCAGGCGAGTTTGATGGCTTAGATTTTGACGGTGCATTTAATGGCATTGCGGATAAATTAGAAAGTTTAGGTTGTGGTAAACGTCAAGTAAATTATCGCTTACGTGATTGGGGTGTTTCTCGTCAACGTTATTGGGGTGCCCCAATTCCAATGGCGACTTTAGAAAATGGTGAAACGATTACCGTACCAATGGGTGATCTTCCTGTTGTTTTACCAGAAGACGTGGTAATGGACGGTGTGAAAAGTCCAATTAAAGCGGATCCTGAATGGGCAAAAACCACCATTAACGGACAGCCTGCAACGCGTGAAACTGATACGTTTGATACCTTTATGGAATCATCTTGGTACTACGCACGTTACACAACACCACAATGCAATACCGCAATGTTAGATGCTGATGAAGCAGATTACTGGTTACCAGTGGATCAATATATCGGCGGAATTGAACACGCTACAATGCACTTATTATACTTCCGTTTCTTCCATAAATTATTGCGTGATGCAGGCTTTGTAACTAGTGATGAGCCAGCAGAAAAATTATTATGTCAAGGAATGGTGTTAGCAGACGCATTCTATTACACAGGCGATAATAACGAGCGTATTTGGGTATCACCAACCGAAGTGACGATTGAGCGTGATGAAAAAGGTCGTATTACCAAAGCCGTTGATAAAGAAGGGCGTGAGTTGGTGCATACTGGTATGACCAAAATGTCAAAATCAAAAAATAATGGTATTGATCCACAAGAAATGGTGGAAAAATACGGTGCGGATACGGTGCGTCTATTTATGATGTTCGCAGCACCTGCTGAAATGACATTAGAATGGCAAGAGTCTGGTGTAGAAGGTGCAAAACGTTTCTTAGGTCGTGTATGGAATTTAGTGTTTGATTATCAACAATCACCTGCAACGGTTGCATTAGATCCTTCTGCGTTCAATGCGGATCAAAAAGCATTACGTCGTGAAGTGCATAAAACTATCGCCAAAGTGAGTGATGATATTGGTCGTCGTCAAACATTCAATACCGCTATCGCAGCAGTAATGGAGTTGATGAACAAATTAACCAAAGCACCACTTGAAAATGATCAAGACAAAGCGATTATGGGCGAAGCGTTAAGTGCGGTTGTGCGTATGCTTTATCCAATCACACCACATATCTGTTTTGAATTGTGGAAAGTGTTAGGCAATGAAACCAATATTGACAATGCCGAATGGGTCACTTTTGATGAAGCTGCAATGGTTGAAGATGAAAAACTGATTGTGGTTCAAGTAAACGGTAAAGTGCGTGGTAAAGTAACCGTTGCCGCAGACGCTGATGAAGAAACCGTTAAAGAGCTTGGCTTAAATGATGAAAATGTGAAACGTTTTACCGACGGAATGAACATTGTCAAAGTGATTTATGTGAAAGGTAAATTATTAAATGTGGTTGTAAAACCATAA
- the groL gene encoding chaperonin GroEL (60 kDa chaperone family; promotes refolding of misfolded polypeptides especially under stressful conditions; forms two stacked rings of heptamers to form a barrel-shaped 14mer; ends can be capped by GroES; misfolded proteins enter the barrel where they are refolded when GroES binds) codes for MAAKDVRFGNDARVKMLKGVNVLADAVKVTLGPKGRNVVLDKAFGAPTITKDGVSVAREIELEDKFENMGAQMVKEVASKANDEAGDGTTTATVLAQAIVSEGLKSVAAGMNPMDLKRGIDKAVIAVVEELKNLSKPCETSKEIEQVGTISANSDSTVGQLIAQAMEKVGKEGVITVEDGSGLEDELAVVEGMQFDRGYLSPYFINKPDAGTVELENPFILLVDKKVSNIRELLPTLEAVAKVNKPLLIIAEDLEGEALATLVVNNMRGIVKVAAVKAPGFGDRRKAMLQDIAILTAGTVISEEIGMELEKAGLEELGQAKRVVISKDNTTIIDGIGDEEQIKGRVAQIRQQIEESTSDYDKEKLQERVAKLAGGVAVIKVGAATEVEMKEKKDRVDDALHATRAAVEEGIVAGGGVALVRAASKVAETLKGDNEEQNVGIKLALRAMEAPLRQIVENAGEEASVVARNVKDGSGNFGYNASTESYGDMLEMGILDPTKVTRSALQFAASIAGLMITTECMVTDLPKSENADLGAAGMGGMGGMGGMM; via the coding sequence ATGGCAGCAAAAGATGTAAGATTTGGTAATGATGCTCGTGTAAAAATGCTTAAAGGTGTGAACGTATTAGCAGACGCAGTGAAAGTAACCTTAGGTCCAAAAGGACGTAATGTGGTTTTAGATAAAGCATTCGGTGCACCAACAATCACAAAAGATGGCGTTTCAGTGGCTCGTGAAATCGAATTAGAAGATAAATTCGAAAATATGGGTGCTCAAATGGTTAAAGAAGTAGCATCTAAGGCAAATGATGAAGCGGGTGACGGTACAACAACGGCAACAGTTTTAGCACAAGCAATCGTAAGCGAAGGCTTAAAATCTGTGGCTGCGGGTATGAACCCAATGGATTTAAAACGTGGGATTGATAAAGCGGTCATCGCCGTAGTTGAAGAGTTAAAAAATCTGTCTAAACCTTGCGAAACCTCAAAAGAAATTGAGCAAGTTGGAACAATTTCAGCAAACTCTGATTCAACAGTGGGTCAGTTAATTGCACAAGCAATGGAAAAAGTAGGTAAAGAAGGCGTAATTACCGTTGAAGATGGTTCAGGTTTAGAAGATGAACTTGCAGTGGTTGAAGGTATGCAATTTGATCGTGGTTACTTATCGCCATATTTCATCAATAAACCAGACGCTGGCACGGTTGAATTAGAAAATCCATTTATTCTTTTAGTGGATAAAAAAGTATCAAATATCCGTGAATTATTACCAACATTAGAAGCAGTAGCAAAAGTAAATAAACCATTGTTAATCATTGCAGAAGATCTTGAAGGCGAAGCGTTAGCAACATTAGTTGTGAATAATATGCGTGGTATCGTGAAAGTGGCAGCTGTTAAAGCACCAGGTTTTGGTGACCGTCGTAAAGCAATGTTACAAGATATCGCTATTCTAACTGCGGGTACTGTGATTTCAGAAGAAATCGGTATGGAATTAGAAAAAGCAGGTCTTGAAGAGTTAGGGCAAGCGAAACGTGTTGTGATCAGCAAAGACAATACCACTATCATTGACGGTATTGGCGATGAAGAGCAAATCAAAGGTCGTGTAGCACAAATTCGTCAGCAAATTGAAGAATCAACCTCTGATTATGACAAAGAAAAATTACAAGAGCGTGTGGCTAAATTAGCAGGTGGCGTGGCTGTAATCAAAGTAGGTGCAGCGACAGAAGTTGAAATGAAAGAGAAAAAAGACCGTGTTGATGATGCACTTCACGCAACGCGTGCTGCGGTTGAAGAAGGTATCGTTGCAGGTGGTGGCGTGGCGTTAGTGCGTGCGGCATCAAAAGTAGCAGAAACCTTAAAAGGCGATAATGAAGAACAAAATGTGGGTATCAAACTTGCATTGCGTGCAATGGAAGCACCACTTCGTCAAATCGTTGAAAATGCAGGCGAAGAAGCGTCAGTTGTGGCTCGTAATGTAAAAGACGGATCTGGTAACTTCGGTTATAACGCAAGCACTGAAAGCTACGGCGATATGTTAGAAATGGGTATCTTAGATCCAACCAAAGTAACCCGTAGTGCATTACAATTCGCTGCATCAATCGCAGGTTTAATGATTACCACTGAATGTATGGTGACAGACCTTCCAAAATCTGAAAATGCTGATTTAGGTGCCGCTGGAATGGGGGGTATGGGAGGAATGGGCGGAATGATGTAA
- the holA gene encoding DNA polymerase III subunit delta has protein sequence MQKIYPETVKISLEKGLQSAYFLVGNDLLLVNETKDLIVQTARDQDFDEKVEITVANDTNWDNLFEQIQSTGLFFSRQIIILNLPENINIAYQKQLQQLAEFVHSDILLIFHLPKFNKTIEKQKWVSVFNGIQINCQTPDQNKLAGWIYHRSQTMNLVLDNEATQLLCYSYEGNLLALKQALQLLELRFSGKTIDVKKVNQIIEQSSQFTPFQWIDALLEGKIKRAIRILSYLKNEDTQPVVLLRIIQKELFTLMELSCNNLQNFDKNRPLIHQNLRVEFDRLKVWQNKRGLYQNIMNRLNYQQLFQLCQTLAELERLVKKEFSDEIWFELERFCLKFK, from the coding sequence ATGCAAAAAATTTATCCTGAAACAGTAAAAATAAGCTTGGAAAAAGGATTACAAAGTGCTTATTTTTTAGTAGGTAATGATTTGTTATTGGTTAATGAAACCAAAGATCTTATTGTGCAAACAGCACGGGATCAAGACTTTGATGAAAAAGTAGAAATCACGGTTGCCAATGATACCAATTGGGATAATTTATTTGAGCAAATACAATCAACAGGGTTATTTTTTAGCCGTCAAATTATTATTTTAAATCTACCAGAAAATATCAATATTGCTTATCAAAAGCAGTTACAACAACTCGCTGAGTTTGTTCATTCTGATATTTTGCTGATTTTTCATCTACCAAAATTTAATAAAACCATTGAAAAACAAAAGTGGGTAAGTGTATTTAATGGCATACAAATTAACTGTCAAACGCCAGATCAAAACAAGTTAGCAGGATGGATTTATCATCGTAGTCAGACGATGAATTTAGTGTTAGACAATGAGGCAACACAGCTTTTATGTTACAGCTATGAAGGGAATTTATTGGCTTTGAAACAGGCTTTACAATTATTAGAATTGCGTTTTTCAGGCAAAACAATAGATGTAAAAAAAGTTAATCAGATTATTGAACAGTCTTCACAATTTACCCCTTTTCAATGGATAGACGCTTTGCTTGAAGGCAAAATAAAACGTGCGATTCGCATTTTATCTTATCTTAAAAATGAAGATACTCAACCAGTTGTTTTATTAAGAATTATTCAAAAAGAATTATTTACTTTGATGGAATTGAGTTGTAATAATTTGCAAAATTTCGATAAAAATAGACCGCTTATCCATCAAAATTTACGTGTAGAATTTGACCGCTTAAAAGTGTGGCAAAACAAGCGAGGCTTATACCAAAATATAATGAACCGCTTGAATTATCAACAACTTTTCCAATTATGCCAAACCCTTGCTGAGCTTGAACGATTGGTTAAAAAAGAGTTTAGCGATGAAATTTGGTTTGAGTTGGAACGTTTTTGTCTTAAATTCAAATAA
- the lptE gene encoding LPS assembly lipoprotein LptE yields MYKKLSLIVVLFMTTMLTACGWHFKNAEILPKTLQTLTFETSEPYSDMSRTLRNELLLNNITLVQDKKDIAVLRLNNTSNSSQVASVFKNARGAEKILSVKVTASLTLPNKSGSYPIEVVVHRTFFDDSRAALAKSSEKEMMVADMYRQASRRIIIKMIALHKSIK; encoded by the coding sequence ATGTATAAAAAACTTTCGCTTATCGTTGTACTTTTTATGACAACAATGCTCACTGCTTGTGGCTGGCATTTTAAAAATGCTGAAATTTTGCCTAAAACATTGCAAACACTAACCTTTGAAACGAGTGAGCCTTACAGTGATATGTCACGAACATTGCGTAATGAATTATTACTTAATAATATTACGTTGGTTCAAGATAAAAAAGATATTGCCGTGTTGCGTTTGAATAACACATCCAATTCATCACAAGTTGCGTCAGTATTTAAAAATGCACGTGGAGCGGAGAAAATTTTAAGTGTAAAAGTAACCGCAAGTTTAACATTACCAAATAAGAGCGGAAGTTATCCGATTGAAGTGGTGGTGCATCGCACTTTCTTTGATGACTCTCGTGCCGCATTAGCAAAATCATCAGAAAAAGAAATGATGGTAGCGGATATGTATCGCCAAGCTTCTCGCCGTATCATTATTAAAATGATTGCTTTACATAAAAGTATTAAATAA